The window ACTCGCGTTTTATATATGGCTGCTCATCCAGATGATGAAAACACGCGCTTCATAGCCTATGTAGAAAATGGAAAAAAATTTGACGCTGGGTATTTATCCTTAACTCGTGGAGATGGAGGTCAAAATGTAATTGGACCTGAGCTCAGGGAAGGATTAGGATTAATAAGAACTCAAGAATTATTGAAAGCACGTTCAATAGATGGTGGACAGCAGTTTTTTACAAGAGCAAATGATTTTGGGTATTCAAAAAATCCAACTGAAGCTTTTAATAAATGGGGAAAAGAAAAATTATTATCAGATGCGGTATGGGTCATTAGAAATTTTCAACCTGATATAATTGTAACTCGCTTTAATGAAACTCCCGGTATCACACATGGTCATCATACTGCTTCGGCAATATTAGCTCATGAAGCCTTTGCAAAAGCAGGAGATAAAAATGCTTTTTCTGAGCAGCTAAAATGGGTAAATGTATGGCAGCCAAAAAAGATTTATTGGAATACTTCATCTTGGTTCTTCAGCAGAAATGGTGGCTTCGATGAAGATAAATATATTAGCGAAGATGTAGGAGGATATGATCCATTATTAGGGATTTCATATACTGAAATAGCCGCATTAAGTAGAAGTAGTCATAAATCCCAAGCTTTTGGTACTGCAGGTTCAAGAGGAGAAGAGGTAGAGTATTTCGAATATTGGGAAGGGTCTGATTCAAAGCAGAAATTATTTGCTGACATAGATAATAGTTGGTCAAAATTAAAGGGAGGGTCAGGTATTCAAAAAGAAATTGAAAAATTAATCAAGGAATTCAATCCCAAAAAGCCTGAAAATTCAATCAATCAACTTTTCACAATAAAGGATTTAATTGAGGAATTAGATGATTCTGCCATTAAAAAAGATAAATTAAAAGCCATAGAGGAGTTAATTATCAATTGTGCTGGATTGTACAATTTGTTCTACACTAGTAATCCTTATGGTTCACCCGAAGATAAAATCTCAGCAAATCTAGAATTAGTTAACCGTTCTTCAGCTGAAGTAGAATTTATTTCAGCTAGTTTGGCTAATGTTGAAGGTGTAAATAATGAATCAGTTGCACTTGAATACAATCAGGTTGAAATTAAGAAGCTAGTATTTAATATACCACAAGACTTCCCGTATTCAAACCCTTATTGGTTGAATGAGCCATCAGACAACGGTTTATACATTGTAAAAAATAAAGAACTAATTGGTAAACCTGAAAATGATCCTTCTTTCACAGCCACTGTTGTTTTGAAAATAAATGGCAAGGATTTTAAATTTAGTTCTCCATTAAAATTTAAATCTTCGGATAGAATTAAAGGGGAGATTATCCAGCCTTTTTATGTGGTACCACCAGTTTCAATTGAGTTTTTAGAGGAAGTATCAATTTATACTTCAAGTGGCCAAGAAAAAGAAATTTCTTTAAATATTAAATCATTGAAAGATAATGCTTCAGGTGAGCTAAGTTTAGACCTGCCAAAAGGATGGGAAATAGTAGAAAATGACAAAAAGCTAATGTTTGAAAATCTTCTTAAAGACAATTCTAAGACATTTAGCATAAAAATTAAATCAGGAACTAAGCCCGGAAAATTTTCTCTAAAGGCAACAGTACAGATAGGAAATGTTGAGGTCAACAAAAATGTGCAAGAAATTCAATACGATCATATTCCAAATCAAGTAATCATACAAAATGCGGAACAGCAATTGGTATTGGCTGATGTTCAAATTGCAGGTAGCAAAATAGGATATATTGAAGGTGCTGGAGATGCCGTAGATGAGGCCTTGAAAGCTATGGGTTATGAGGTTGAAAATATAGATATTGAATCTATTAGTGCTGAAGAGTTGCAAAAATATGATGCTATAATCGCAGGTATACGTGCTTATAATGTTAATGAAGCTTTACAGATCCATTATGGTAAAATGAATAATTATATGGAATCAGGAGGTGTTTATATGGTTCAATACAACACTACTTACAGTCTGCCTGATACTGATTTCTGGCCTTATCCATTAAATCTTTCTAGAGATAGAATTACTGTTGAGGAAACAGAAATGGAATTCATCAACCCTAAACATGAAGTATTGAATTACCCTAATAAAATTACAAATCAAGATTTTGAAGGTTGGGTTCAAGAGCGTGGTCTTTATTTTCCAAGTAATTGGGATTCTCATTATGAACCTATTTTAGTAGGGAATGATCCGGGTGAAACTCCAAAAAAGGGATCACTTTTAGTGGCAGATTATGGCAAAGGTAAGTTCGTTTATACTGGCCTAAGTTTCTTTAGAGAGCTACCAGCAGGAGTGCCTGGTGCATATCGCTTATTAGCAAATTTATTAGCCGCCAATCCTCAGCATTGATTATTTAAGTGCCATTAATCAATAATTTTACACGATTGGTCGATTAAACGTTTAAACACGGGAACAAAATATATACATTCGTGTTTAATGTTACAACAATACAAAGTGTAACAATTTATTAAGTAGTTAAATTTAAAGGTAAGATGAAGTTAGAAGAAGAAATTAAACAGTCGAAGTTCGAGACTGAAAGGCAAAAAGCCATTTTAAATGTTATCTATACTGCCAATTGGATTGGATCTGTTCAACATAAAATATTTAAAAAACATAAATTAACAGCACCTCAATATAATGTATTAAGAATATTAAGAGGCACATTTCCTGATCCATTAACTGTTTCTTCTATACAAGAAAGAATGCTTGACAAAATGTCTAATGCATCTAGGCTTGTGGATAAATTAGTAGAAAAAGGGTTGGCAGAAAGATCAATTTGCATGTATGATAGAAGGCAAGTTGATGTTGTTATCACTACTTCAGGTCAAAAGCTATTAAAAGAGATAGAACCTGAGTTATTTAACTTCCACAATGAGGCTATGGTCTTAACTGAGGAAGATGCAGCAGCAGTTAATAAAGCGTTGGATAAAATAAGAGGATAATTTTTTATATATTGGGTAGTTGTAATTAAGTTGAAATTATAATGAACCTAATATCCAATATAGGAAGATTCTTATTTGCTATTCCAATGATAATATTTGGGGTATTTCATTTTGTAAACACTAAAACTTTACAAAATGTTGTACCTTCTTTTATTCCTGGCCATACTTTTTGGGTTTACTTAACAGGGGCAGCTTTGGTTGCAGCGGGAATCAGTATCCTAATCAAAAGGCGAATACATTTAGTTTCTAATTTACTCGCCATTATGTTATTAATTTTTGCAGTATTTGTACATCTTCCGATGGCAATGGAGGGTAATCAACTGTCAGCTAGCTCATTATTAAAAGATATTGCTTTGGCTGGCGCTAGTTTTGTGATTGGTCAGTATTTTAAAAATGAATAAACCTAATGAAGTTTCTTAAAAGGTTTCTTATTGCTTTAATTCTAATTATTGCAACTATTTTTATAATTTACAAATTAGGTCCTAAAATTCCTGAGCCTATCTTTTCTCATACATTACCTGAAATTCCAGCTGATATTATTACGTTAGATAATTGGGTTAAACAACATGAAAGTAAATATCCAACTCTTAAAGCTGGTAATGAAGCTAAAATAGTTTGGAATGATGGCATTTCAATATCAACTGAATATGCCATTGTTTATTTACCTGGCTTTGGGGCAAGTCATCAAGAAGGATTCCCTGTTCATACTAACTTAGCTGATAGTTTAAACGCTAACCTTTATTTAGCCCGTTTAAAGGGACAAGGTTTAAATTCTGAAAATGCATATAAAGGCTTAACTGCTGAGTCCTACATGGAATCAGCTATGGAAGCATTGTCTGTCGGGAAATTATTAGGAGAAAAGGTGATTATTGCAGCTACTTCTACTGGTGCTGCGCAAGCTTTATGGTTAGCATCTGAATTTCCGAATGATGTTGAAGGTTTGATATTATACTCGCCCTATATAGCTTTAAGACAAGCTTTCAATGAAAGGTTGGTTTTAGGTCCTTGGGGTAAGAATATTACCAAGTTGGTGATGGGCGGGGAAATTAATCATGAGGTAAGGCCAGATTCAATAGCAGCTTTTTGGTCTGAATATTATCATGTTGATGCCTATTATTCATTATTTAGTATGATTAATAAAAGTATGATTCAGGAAACTTTTCAAAAGGTGCAATGTCCTGTATTTATGGCTTATTATTATAAAGATGAATCTAATCAGGATAATGTAGTCTCAGTAGAGGCTATGAAAGAAATGTTTGCTCAATTATCTTCAAAAATTAAGAAAGAAATTCCATTCCCAGAAAGTGGTAATCATGTGATTGCCTCTAGACTTCGTTCCAAGGATTGGATAGGTGTTCAAGACAGCAGTTGGCATTTTATTAAAAATAATATTATAAATTAATATTAAATTATAAAACGCAGATATAAAGGGTTTTATGTCTTTTATTCTATAGTCTGATATAGAGTTTTATTTATAATTAACTTTCATTTTTCTCATAATTTATTTCTTTAGCATAATTCTTGTTTATTTGCATTTTGAAAAAAACAAACAGTATTACAATTTGCATTTGAATTCATAAGACCTGAATGAAAAAAATAGATAAACTCATCTTAAGATCTTTTATAGGGCCCTTCCTGATAACTTTTTTTGTGGTAGTATTTATTTTACTAACACAATACATGTTAAAATATTTTGATGATTTTGTGGGGAAAGATTTAGGCTTCAGTGTTTTTGCTGAATTAATAGCTTATTTCAGTATAAATATGACTCCCATAGCTTTCCCTTTAGCAGTTTTGCTTTCCTCATTGATGACTTTTGGAAACTTAGGGGAGCATTTTGAATTAACTGCTATTAAAAGTGCAGGAATTTCATTGGTTAGAGTATTAAGGCCGCTCTTTGTTTTTGTTGTTTGCTTAAGTGCGCTTGTATATTATTCAAATAATTTTATCGTACCCAAAGCGAATTTAGAGGCATACAGTCTTTTATATGATATAAAACAAAAGAAACCTTCTATTGATATTAAAGAGGGTGCGTTTTATGGAGGTATTCCTGGATATAGTATTAAAGCCAATAAAAAATACGATGATGATAAATCTTTAGGAGATTTAATCATTTATAATCATTCAAAAAAGAAAGGGAATACTGAAATCATTTTAGCTGATTCAGCATTAATGTATACCATTTTAGGTGATAAATACCTTGTTATGGAACTGTTTGATGGAAGGTCATACACAGAACAAGATCCGAGTAAACCCGATAAACCATCCAATTATGTAAGAAATATATTTCAGCATAATAAAGTGGTTTTTAGCTTAGCTTCTTTTGAAATGGAAAGGACTGATAAAGAACTCTTTTCTTCAAATAGATTGATGAAGAATGAAGCTCAACTAAGGAATGATGTTGATTCAATGCAAAATGACATCATAAAATCAAAAAGAGTAATTTATAGATATACGCCTCGCTTTTTTAATCTGCACATGAAGGAAATTGATGAGATCAAACCCGAATCAGTAGCAGAATGGGAGGAAATGAAAGAAGATACTGTAAAAGTAGATTCCGACTCAGTTAAAATAGATAATATTGAACCAATAGAAAATCAAAATAGACCCAAACAAAAGTATTTAAATAAGGCGATCGTAAATAATAACAATACAGAAGAAGAAAAGGAAGTACCTAAAAGCGTCATTACTAAATATGACTCTACTTTAATTGCAAAAGCCGACAGTGCTTTTTTTAGTAGGAATAGGGGTTTTAACAGCATAATTGACAAACCTCGATTTGCAAAAAATAGATTGAAAGGCGAAAATACCAGGATAGAAAGAAGAGAATTTGAAAGCAATGTATATTCTATTGAAGCAAATAAGAAGTTATCTGATGCAGTGGCTTGTATTGTTATGTTTTTAATTGGAGCACCTTTAGGCGCTATTATTAAAAAGGGAGGTTTAGGATTTCCAGTTATAATTTCAATTATTTTCTTTATTGTTTCCTATGTGATCAATACCTCTGGGATAAAATTAGGCAGGGCAGGAGATGTAAACGTATTTGCAGCGGTTTGGGCCTCTAATGTAATACTTCTGCCGTTTGGTTTGTTCTTCCTCAGACAAGCTAGAAATGATTCAAGATTATTTGAAGTGGATTATTATGCGGTAAAAATCGCAAAAATTTTCAAGTTTTTCAAAAGGAAAAAATAAATAGTCTTTTTGTTCCATCAAAAATACATGTATATTTGCGGCTGTTTTAAAATAATATAATAACGCTAACTATGTATTTAGACACAGAAAAGAAAAAAGAGCTGTTCAAAAATCATGGTCGGTCAAAAGCAGATAATGACACAGGTTCGGCAGAATCTCAAATTGCGCTTTTCACCTTCCGAATCAATCATTTGACGCAGCACTTAAAAGTTAACAAAAAAGATCACTCATCAAGAACTGGTCTTTTGAAACTTGTAGGTAAAAGAAGAAGATTGTTAGATTATCTTTACAAGAAAGATATTGAAAGATACAGAGCAATCATTGCTGAATTAGGATTAAGAAAATAAATCACTTTTCACAATAAAAAGGGAATCTATTAGGTTCCCTTTTTCCATTATTATCACCCCATTAAATACCACATCTTATTTAGGACGTGTATAGCAAATGCGGACAATTAACAACAAGACGAGAAAACAGTAAAAAAATTATTTATGGCTATACCAAATGCAATAAAAAAAACATTCAATCTACCTGATGGTAGAGAAATTAGTATCGAAACAGGGAAGTTAGCTAAACAAGCTGACGGATCAGTTGAAGTTAGAATGGGAGATACCATTTTATTAGCAACCGTTGTTTCAAATAAAGAGGCTAGAGAGGGAGTAGATTTCCTTCCAATGTCTGTAGATTACCAAGAAAAATTTGCTTCATCTGGAAAAATACCAGGTGGATTCCTTAAAAGAGAAGGAAAATTATCTGACTATGAAGTTTTAACATCAAGATTAGTAGATAGAGCATTAAGACCTTTATTCCCTTCTGATTACCATGCAGAAACACAGGTTTTCATACAATTATTCTCTTTAGGAGAAAATGACTTACCTGATGCATTAGCGGCATTAGCAGCTTCAGCTGCACTTACTGCTTCCGATATACCATTTGCAGGCCCGATCTCTGAAGTAAGAGTGGCTCGTGTTGATGGTAAAATGATTGTTAATCCTGATGCTAAGCAATTAGAAGAATCTGACATCGATATGATTATCGCAGCCACCATGGATAATATCATGATGGTAGAAGGAGAGATGGAAGAAATTTCAGAAGAAGAAATGGTGGAAGCCATCAATTTCGCACATGATGCCATCAAAATCCAATGTCAGGCACAATTAGATTTAGCAAAAGATGCTGGTAAAACTGAAAAACGTGAATACAACCACGAAGAAGAGCCAGATGCTGAATTAGAAAAAGAAATTTTTGACAAATACTATCAACAGTTTTACGATATAGCGGCTAAAGGCTTGGCAGATAAGCATGAAAGAGCGAGACTATTCTCTGAAATTAAAGATGGATATTTTGAATCTTTACCAGAAGAGACAGAAATAAGCTTAACATTAGCAAAAAGCTATTTAAATGCTACACAGAAAAAAGCGATTAGAAATGCTACTTTAGAAACGCGTAGTCGCTTGGATGGTAGAAAATTAGACGAGATCAGACCAATTTGGAGTGAGGTAGATTACTTACCATCGGCTCACGGTTCCGCGGTATTTACCAGAGGTGAAACTCAATCATTAACTACTGTTACATTAGGTACTAAACTTGATGAGCAGATGATTGATGGAGCTGTACATTCTGGCTACAATAAATTCATCTTGCATTATAACTTCCCGGCATTCTCAACTGGAGAAGCAAGACCAAATAGAGGTCCTGGTAGAAGAGAAGTAGGGCACGGTAATTTAGCAATGCGTGCTTTAAAGCAAGTAATTCCTTCACCAGAAGATTTACCTTATACTATTAGAGTCGTTTCAGATATCTTAGAATCAAATGGTTCTTCATCTATGGCTACTGTTTGTGCTGGTTCATTAGGATTAATGGACGCAGGTATCCCTATTAAATCCGCAGTTTCAGGTATTGCTATGGGATTAATCTCTGATGCTGAAACAGGGAAATATGCTATCCTTTCAGACATCCTAGGTGATGAAGATCATATCGGAGATATGGACTTTAAAGTAACGGGTACTGAAAAAGGGATCACAGCTTGCCAGATGGACATTAAAGTAGATGGTTTGTCATCAGAGTTAATGATGGAAGCCTTAAACCAAGCAAAAGCAGGTCGTGATCATATCAGAAATGAGATGGCTAAAACAATTGCTGCTCCAAGAGAAGATTATAAACCAAATGCTCCTAGAGTGGTTAACATTGAGATCGATAGAGAAATGATTGGTGCTGTAATTGGTCCTGGTGGAAAAGTTGTTCAAGAAATCCAGAAAACTACAGGAGCAACTGTTGTGATTGAAGAAACTGAAAAAGGTGGTAAAATCAATGTATTTGCTGTTAATAAGGAATCTTTAGATGCTGCAGTTAAATGGATAAAAGGCATTGTTGCTAAACCTGAAGTAGGTGAGGTATACGATGGTGTTGTGAAAGCAATTCAACCATACGGTGCTTTTGTTGAGATTATGCCTGGTAAAGATGGTCTTTTACATATTTCAGAGATCAAACATGAGAAAATTGAAAATATGGAAGGAGTTTTAGAAATCGGAGAAGAAGTAAAAGTGAAGTTGATCGATATCGACAAAAAGACTGGAAAATTAAGATTATCGAGAAAGGTATTATTACCTAAACCAGAAAAAGAAGAGAAATAATTTCTTTTTTATCTAATAATTTACATTTTTGGTATAGGGAAGGAACTGTTTAGTGAATTCCCTATGTTAAGAGTTCGTTTAAGTTTAAATCAAAAAATAATTAATGAGACAGCTCAAGATTAGCAAGCAAATCACCAATCGGGAGAGTCAATCCCTCGATAAATACTTACAAGAAATAGGGAAAGTAGATTTGTTAACTCCGGACGAGGAAGTAGATTTAGCCGTTAGGATTAAACAAGGTGATCAACTTGCACTTGAAAAATTGACTAAAGCCAATTTGCGTTTCGTAGTGTCTGTGGCCAAACAATATCAGAATCAAGGTTTATCCTTAGGAGACTTGATTAATGAAGGAAACTTAGGTTTGATCAAGGCAGCTCAAAGGTTTGACGAAACCAGAGGTTTTAAATTCATTTCTTATGCAGTATGGTGGATCAGACAGTCCATATTGCAAGCATTGGCGGAGCAATCTCGTATTGTTCGTCTTCCATTGAATAGAGTAGGATCTTTAAATAAGATTTCAAAAACCTTCTCTACCTTGGAGCAAAAGTTTGAAAGAGAGCCATCTCCGGATGAGCTTGCTGAAGTTTTAGAGGTTACTTCAAATGAAGTAGTTGATACTATGAAAATCTCTGGTCGTCACGTATCTATGGATGCACCTTTTGTACAAGGTGAGGAAAATAGTCTTCTAGACGTATTAGAAAATGACGGTGAAGAATCTCCTGATGATGAATTAATGAATGATTCATTGAGAAGAGAGGTACAGAGAGCTTTATCTACTTTAACTCAAAGAGAGGCTGACGTTATCACTTTGTACTTTGGATTGAATGGTGAGCATTCGATGACTCTTGAAGAGATTGGAGAGAAATTTAGTTTAACTAGAGAAAGAGTTCGTCAGATTAAAGAAAAAGCAATTAGACGACTTAGACATACATCAAGAAGTAAAGCATTAAAACCTTATTTGGGTTAGTTTTTACGTAACATATGATACATAAAGAGGTCTTCTAGAAGACCTTTTTTTATTTTATTTATTAAATTTACATCTGTTTTTGCAGAGAACCGTAACATAACTCAGAAACTATTAAACGATATGACAGAGGAAAAAGTAAAAGTATTAATAATAGGATCAGGACCTGCAGGATATACTGCTGCTATTTATGCTGCAAGAGCAGGTCTGAAACCAGTACTTTATCAAGGTGGACAGCCAGGTGGACAATTAACCATAACCAATGATGTTGAAAATTACCCTGGTTATCCTGATGGAATTAACGGACCTCAAATGATGGTTGATTTCCAAAAACAGGCAGAAAGATTTGGAACTGATGTCAGATTTGGTTTAGCTACAAAAGTTGATTTCAGTGGTTATCCTCATAAAGTTATTATTGATGATAAGCATGAAATTACAGCTAATGCTGTGATTATTTCTACAGGAGCTTCTGCCAAATGGTTAGGATTAGAATCTGAGCAAAGATTAAATGGTATGGGCGTTTCTGCCTGTGCTGTTTGCGATGGATTCTTTTACAAAGGACAAGATGTTGTGGTTGTTGGTGCTGGTGATACAGCAGCAGAAGAAGCTACTTATCTATCTAACATTTGTAATAAGGTTACAATGTTGGTAAGAAGAGATGAAATGAGAGCTTCTAAAATCATGCAAAGAAGAGTTGAAAAAGCTAAAAATATAGAGGTACTGTGGAATACTGAAACGGAAGAAGTTTTAGGTAAAGATGCGGTAGAGGGTGTTAGAGTCGTCAATAATGTAACGGGTGAAAAATCAGAAATTAAAGCTACTGGTTTCTTTGTTGCTATTGGTCATAAACCAAATACCGAAATTTTTAAAGATTATTTAGATTTAAATGAGGCGGGTTACATCCTTACTAAAGCAGGAAGTACAAAAACAAAAGTTGAAGGTGTTTTTGCTTCTGGTGATGCTCAGGATTTTACCTATCGTCAAGCTGTAACGGCTGCAGGTACTGGTTGTATGGCTGCATTAGATGCAGAGCGTTTCTTAGCTGAAAAGGAAGATGAACTGGAACAGCAAGAAGTAGCTGAGAAGGCTTAATCTTATTTAAGAATGTCTTAGATTTTAGGGAATCCTTTAAATTTTATAAGGATACTAAATTTTAAGACATTCTTTTTTTATTCAAAAATCAATGTTCAAACATCTTATGTAGTAGTATGTTTGTATAAGATGATATTACTTTTTAATTTATGAAATTAGATATACTAGCCTTTGCGGCTCATCCGGATGATGTAGAATTAGCTTGTTCAGGTACGCTTGCAAAACATGCTGAAATGGGAGAGAATGTCGGTATCATTGATCTGACAAGAGGTGAAATGGGTACTAGAGGAACTCCTGAAAAAAGAATGGAAGAAGCAGCAAAAAGTGCAGAAATATTAGGGCTTAAGGTAAGAGAGAACCTAGGTTTTAAAGATGCATTTTTTAAAAATGATTTGGAGCATCAAACTGAGATTGTAAAAAAGATTAGACAGTATCAGCCTAAAATAGTTTTGGCTAATGCTATTTCAGATCGCCATCCTGATCATGGTAGGGCATCAGAATTGTTATCTGAATCAGTGTTTTTAGCAGGCCTAAAGCAATTTGAAACTAAGGATGATAAAGGGAGTATTCAAGAAGCATACAGACCTTCACAGGTATACCATTATATTCAAAGCATTCCTATTAAACCAGATTTTGTGGTTGATGTAAGCGAGCAGTGGGATAAGAAAATGAATTCTATTAAAGCCTTCGACTCACAATTCTATAAACCTGGATCTGAAGAACCAGAAACTTATATATCCAGCCCTAGATTTATGAAAATGGTTGAAGCCAGAGCTATGGAATTTGGTCAAATCATTGGAGTGGATTACGCAGAAGGATATACCATTGAAAGATATCTTGGAGTAAAAGACTTAAATGGTCTAATTTAATTACCAGAATCAATATCCAACTGTCTGTAAATTTTTAAAAGCTCTAAGGCAGTTGGATTTTGATTTATTTCATATCCTAATTCAACTAATAAGGCTGTTGCTTGCGCGGTCAATAATTTTTCATGAAACTGATTATCTCGTAAATAGTGAACAAGTTTTAGCATTTTAAATCCATTAAACCATTCGAAAAACCTTTGCTTAAAATGGGTTTGATTCTTAGATTGAGATTGAATTTTATTTAATTCTGTTTCCAATCCATTTTCAATTAAGAATGATTTTATTGTTGAATAGAAATCGCTGATATTACTTTTGATATTGATTTCGTTCATAAATGCTTTTATGATCTTAAAACATTCAAAATCATAAGTTAAATTTAAGTCTTTGGTATTATTTTGATGCTCTTGCATGGCCCTTCCTGTACCAAAAGGGACTCGATCAGAAATTCTAGCTGAGGGAATCACCTTTGTAGAAGTGATGGTGTGAAAATTACCTAAAGGAATGATTTTATGTAGAAAATAAAAGTCTTCTCCAGCTTTTCTTTGATTCATTCCGCCTTGTTTTTGATAAACGGATGACCTTGCAGCCATGCTCGAACCAATCGTATGATACGCAAAAGGATAATCGGTGTATTTTAATGCTTGTATGTAATAACGTAGATGAAGTTCGTATAGAATTATAGGTTCATTTAAATTTCCATCTTCATTAGTTTCTGGATGTTCATAATGGATAGAGGCAGCATTACAATCTGGATATTTTAAAAAGTGATTTTCTATTTCACATAAGTAATTCTTCTCACATAAACTGTCTGCATCAAAACATAGAATAACACCATCTTGATTTATGGAATTAAATCTATAGGCAGCTTCGTCCATTCCAATTTTACGAGCTAATCCAACCCCAGCTTTTTTTTTAGGGAGATCAAATGCTTCAATTATCTGGATTTCTAAATCTGATGTGTTTTGAATTATAAATTTGTTGATTTGGTCTACCGTTTTCCTACTATTTTCTTTGATCGTTTCACTTGCGTTTTCAGCATGGTTTATTACCAAAATCACTTCAACGCCTTTTTTTGTTGGATTACACTGAGCTAAAGATTCTAAAGTTGGTCTTATGTCAGGTTCATTGAATACCGGAATTACAACCCTAATGAAAGTGCCTGGCCTACTTTCTGACTTGATAAATCTTTTTGGGTAGGCATACCTATCGAAATATAAATCA is drawn from Marivirga arenosa and contains these coding sequences:
- a CDS encoding alpha/beta hydrolase, which translates into the protein MKFLKRFLIALILIIATIFIIYKLGPKIPEPIFSHTLPEIPADIITLDNWVKQHESKYPTLKAGNEAKIVWNDGISISTEYAIVYLPGFGASHQEGFPVHTNLADSLNANLYLARLKGQGLNSENAYKGLTAESYMESAMEALSVGKLLGEKVIIAATSTGAAQALWLASEFPNDVEGLILYSPYIALRQAFNERLVLGPWGKNITKLVMGGEINHEVRPDSIAAFWSEYYHVDAYYSLFSMINKSMIQETFQKVQCPVFMAYYYKDESNQDNVVSVEAMKEMFAQLSSKIKKEIPFPESGNHVIASRLRSKDWIGVQDSSWHFIKNNIIN
- the rpsO gene encoding 30S ribosomal protein S15, with the translated sequence MYLDTEKKKELFKNHGRSKADNDTGSAESQIALFTFRINHLTQHLKVNKKDHSSRTGLLKLVGKRRRLLDYLYKKDIERYRAIIAELGLRK
- a CDS encoding PIG-L family deacetylase; the protein is MRNIFALIIFIFTVQLSNAQVKEAVSSSEILHQMEKLKNTTRVLYMAAHPDDENTRFIAYVENGKKFDAGYLSLTRGDGGQNVIGPELREGLGLIRTQELLKARSIDGGQQFFTRANDFGYSKNPTEAFNKWGKEKLLSDAVWVIRNFQPDIIVTRFNETPGITHGHHTASAILAHEAFAKAGDKNAFSEQLKWVNVWQPKKIYWNTSSWFFSRNGGFDEDKYISEDVGGYDPLLGISYTEIAALSRSSHKSQAFGTAGSRGEEVEYFEYWEGSDSKQKLFADIDNSWSKLKGGSGIQKEIEKLIKEFNPKKPENSINQLFTIKDLIEELDDSAIKKDKLKAIEELIINCAGLYNLFYTSNPYGSPEDKISANLELVNRSSAEVEFISASLANVEGVNNESVALEYNQVEIKKLVFNIPQDFPYSNPYWLNEPSDNGLYIVKNKELIGKPENDPSFTATVVLKINGKDFKFSSPLKFKSSDRIKGEIIQPFYVVPPVSIEFLEEVSIYTSSGQEKEISLNIKSLKDNASGELSLDLPKGWEIVENDKKLMFENLLKDNSKTFSIKIKSGTKPGKFSLKATVQIGNVEVNKNVQEIQYDHIPNQVIIQNAEQQLVLADVQIAGSKIGYIEGAGDAVDEALKAMGYEVENIDIESISAEELQKYDAIIAGIRAYNVNEALQIHYGKMNNYMESGGVYMVQYNTTYSLPDTDFWPYPLNLSRDRITVEETEMEFINPKHEVLNYPNKITNQDFEGWVQERGLYFPSNWDSHYEPILVGNDPGETPKKGSLLVADYGKGKFVYTGLSFFRELPAGVPGAYRLLANLLAANPQH
- the pnp gene encoding polyribonucleotide nucleotidyltransferase, with the translated sequence MAIPNAIKKTFNLPDGREISIETGKLAKQADGSVEVRMGDTILLATVVSNKEAREGVDFLPMSVDYQEKFASSGKIPGGFLKREGKLSDYEVLTSRLVDRALRPLFPSDYHAETQVFIQLFSLGENDLPDALAALAASAALTASDIPFAGPISEVRVARVDGKMIVNPDAKQLEESDIDMIIAATMDNIMMVEGEMEEISEEEMVEAINFAHDAIKIQCQAQLDLAKDAGKTEKREYNHEEEPDAELEKEIFDKYYQQFYDIAAKGLADKHERARLFSEIKDGYFESLPEETEISLTLAKSYLNATQKKAIRNATLETRSRLDGRKLDEIRPIWSEVDYLPSAHGSAVFTRGETQSLTTVTLGTKLDEQMIDGAVHSGYNKFILHYNFPAFSTGEARPNRGPGRREVGHGNLAMRALKQVIPSPEDLPYTIRVVSDILESNGSSSMATVCAGSLGLMDAGIPIKSAVSGIAMGLISDAETGKYAILSDILGDEDHIGDMDFKVTGTEKGITACQMDIKVDGLSSELMMEALNQAKAGRDHIRNEMAKTIAAPREDYKPNAPRVVNIEIDREMIGAVIGPGGKVVQEIQKTTGATVVIEETEKGGKINVFAVNKESLDAAVKWIKGIVAKPEVGEVYDGVVKAIQPYGAFVEIMPGKDGLLHISEIKHEKIENMEGVLEIGEEVKVKLIDIDKKTGKLRLSRKVLLPKPEKEEK
- a CDS encoding LptF/LptG family permease, translated to MKKIDKLILRSFIGPFLITFFVVVFILLTQYMLKYFDDFVGKDLGFSVFAELIAYFSINMTPIAFPLAVLLSSLMTFGNLGEHFELTAIKSAGISLVRVLRPLFVFVVCLSALVYYSNNFIVPKANLEAYSLLYDIKQKKPSIDIKEGAFYGGIPGYSIKANKKYDDDKSLGDLIIYNHSKKKGNTEIILADSALMYTILGDKYLVMELFDGRSYTEQDPSKPDKPSNYVRNIFQHNKVVFSLASFEMERTDKELFSSNRLMKNEAQLRNDVDSMQNDIIKSKRVIYRYTPRFFNLHMKEIDEIKPESVAEWEEMKEDTVKVDSDSVKIDNIEPIENQNRPKQKYLNKAIVNNNNTEEEKEVPKSVITKYDSTLIAKADSAFFSRNRGFNSIIDKPRFAKNRLKGENTRIERREFESNVYSIEANKKLSDAVACIVMFLIGAPLGAIIKKGGLGFPVIISIIFFIVSYVINTSGIKLGRAGDVNVFAAVWASNVILLPFGLFFLRQARNDSRLFEVDYYAVKIAKIFKFFKRKK
- a CDS encoding MarR family winged helix-turn-helix transcriptional regulator: MKLEEEIKQSKFETERQKAILNVIYTANWIGSVQHKIFKKHKLTAPQYNVLRILRGTFPDPLTVSSIQERMLDKMSNASRLVDKLVEKGLAERSICMYDRRQVDVVITTSGQKLLKEIEPELFNFHNEAMVLTEEDAAAVNKALDKIRG
- a CDS encoding DoxX family protein → MNLISNIGRFLFAIPMIIFGVFHFVNTKTLQNVVPSFIPGHTFWVYLTGAALVAAGISILIKRRIHLVSNLLAIMLLIFAVFVHLPMAMEGNQLSASSLLKDIALAGASFVIGQYFKNE